The genome window ACAATGAACCATCCACCATCGGATGTTCTCCAGATGCGCTCCCCTTGAAAAGGATGACGGATGCTCGAGGCCACCCGCATCCTTTCTTGTAAATCATCGGTAATGATGATGGGCGACTTACTCATCAATTTATTCGGAAATAGTATTTGCTGGGCTTGCTCAATAGAGACGTAAATTTTTGCTTGTACAAAGATTGGCGTCGTTAATAGGGCCAACCCAGCTAATGCATATAGATTTGGTTTCCAATGAATCATGTGCAATCTTTATTAGTTCAGGGGGAAGCCAACCTTGAGGATGTATTCATTGACTGAGTGGCTATCCCATACGCGGGCATTGGAGCATTCCGCTTCACCACCACCCATACAAGTGCCACCGGCTAATTGATAGCGCCACGCACCAGTAACCCACCAGTCTTTAGCTGCGTAGTGTAAGTTTGGGCCAACAAAAGTTGCGCGTTGTACTTGATTGCGTAAATTCAGTTCTGAATAGTCATTATGAAAGCGCGCTTCAACACCAGCAGACCACTTGGGCGCAAAGCGATAGCTAGCACCTACTAAGATATCTAGCATCGACTCTGGTACGTTACCATTTTCAATAAACTTCAAACGCTCATTAGCGACTACTACGTTACTGGCCAAAATTAAGCGGTCATCAATGAAGTTGGACTGTAGCAATAGTCGGGCTTCAATCTCATCTTTGTTTCTGCCCCAGGTAGGCTCTAAATAAAGTCCGATACCTACAGGTGAGGTCACTGGATTAGTAATGCGATAAATAGCCTCTAAAGATCCGCCTTCAATGCCGCTCTTCCTGTAAGCGGTGGATGGATCGTGTGAGGAGGGAACTCCGTAACCACCTGTACAGGTTGGCGCATCGCCGCAGGCCTCAGGATTGGTGTAGTTTTGATTGGCGCTGGTGGAGTAAGAGTTGATATAACCGGCTAGTTGTAAATCATTTGTGAGTCCATACTCAAGCTCTGTTCGTGCAGTCCATGCATCGTAAGTGCCTGCTGCTTGTGTTTGATTGAGCTGCACCCGCTGCTCAAATTCCCACTTCCCTTTGGGTTGCAGGTCTAAGGTATAGATCCAGCCAAATGCACCTTCACCCGCATGGGCTAGTGAGAAATGAAGGGTAGCAGCGAGGACTAGGCTAAAGGCTATCAGTTTTTGAATGGTCAATTTCATGGTTTTGTGAGAGTGGGTTGATAAAGTTAAATGAGAATGGTTCTCAATATAACACTAAATGAGAATGATTCTCAAATAGGAAAAAGACTATTTTTCAATAAATGGTGAGTTTTGTGGGGGAATATGTTTTCCCTTGTAAGATTTCTCTTCAATGAACTCCCAAGCACTTGAAAAACTCGTACTCATGAAGATGCCCTATGGCAAGCATGCTGGGCGAGCTTTGGCAGACTTGCCAGGAAATTACTTAGCGTGGTTCGCGCGCGAGGGATTTCCTAAGGGGGAATTAGGTGAGTTACTTGAGTTGATGCATACGCTTGACCACAACGGATTGCGCGGCTTACTAGCCCCTATTCAGCGGGCTCATGGCTTACAAGCTAAATCAAAACTACTTTGAGCGGACGATTGCGATCACGCGATTGCGTTCGTATGTCACGCTGGGTGAATCTGGTGGACTGCTTTGGGTAAGGCTAACTTTGAGAGATGTTCTCGATGTAATTTGTGTAGCAATCTTGTTAGCTAATTCACCATTGCGATCGTATTGAATCTGAACACTCGCAACTTTTCCATCTTGGATGCCTGATATCAGCGTATTAACCTTGTCTACCGAGTAATCATCAAAAAATATTGGATACCACCCACCCGCCAAAGGCTTTTCTGGCTTGGGCTCTGAGGTATTGGGCTTGTTGGACAAGGCGCTCGGCTTCACAGGTAGTTGAAAATCAATCCCTGTCTTGGCTATTAGCTCTGCATAAGT of Polynucleobacter sp. AP-Titi-500A-B4 contains these proteins:
- a CDS encoding DUF3820 family protein; the encoded protein is MNSQALEKLVLMKMPYGKHAGRALADLPGNYLAWFAREGFPKGELGELLELMHTLDHNGLRGLLAPIQRAHGLQAKSKLL
- a CDS encoding DUF6662 family protein, which codes for MKLTIQKLIAFSLVLAATLHFSLAHAGEGAFGWIYTLDLQPKGKWEFEQRVQLNQTQAAGTYDAWTARTELEYGLTNDLQLAGYINSYSTSANQNYTNPEACGDAPTCTGGYGVPSSHDPSTAYRKSGIEGGSLEAIYRITNPVTSPVGIGLYLEPTWGRNKDEIEARLLLQSNFIDDRLILASNVVVANERLKFIENGNVPESMLDILVGASYRFAPKWSAGVEARFHNDYSELNLRNQVQRATFVGPNLHYAAKDWWVTGAWRYQLAGGTCMGGGEAECSNARVWDSHSVNEYILKVGFPLN